In the genome of Listeria cossartiae subsp. cossartiae, one region contains:
- a CDS encoding Gfo/Idh/MocA family protein, with the protein MKKYQLVIVGYGGMGSYHVTLASAANHLEVHGVFDILEEKREAAAQKGLKIYESFEAVLTDEKVDAVLIATPNDSHKELAISALEAGKHVVCEKPVTMTSEDLLAIMDVAKKVNKHFMVHQNRRWDEDFLIIKAMFEQKTIGEMFHLESRVHGANGIPGDWRHLKVHGGGMVLDWGVHLLDQLLFLVDSNVKSVSANLSYALGDEVDDGFVTFITFENGITAQIEVGTTNFIKLPRWYVKGTEGTGIIHDWDLSGEIVQPTAFAKTSEPTPIKAGQGLTKTMAPPSEEATNTLSLPAPAELPTSFYNNFVDVLNNDSEPIVQNEEVYQVLKLIEAIFEAAETNRTIHSI; encoded by the coding sequence ATGAAAAAATATCAATTAGTTATTGTTGGTTACGGCGGAATGGGAAGCTATCATGTCACGCTTGCATCGGCTGCTAATCATTTAGAAGTTCATGGCGTTTTCGACATTCTCGAAGAAAAACGCGAAGCCGCTGCCCAAAAAGGTTTAAAAATCTACGAGAGTTTTGAAGCCGTTTTAACAGATGAAAAAGTCGATGCTGTTCTTATCGCGACGCCAAATGATAGCCATAAAGAATTGGCGATTAGTGCACTCGAAGCAGGTAAGCATGTCGTTTGCGAGAAGCCGGTGACGATGACAAGTGAAGATTTGCTAGCGATTATGGATGTAGCGAAAAAAGTAAATAAACACTTTATGGTCCACCAAAATCGTCGTTGGGATGAAGATTTCCTGATTATTAAAGCAATGTTTGAACAAAAAACGATTGGCGAAATGTTCCACTTAGAATCGCGTGTTCACGGCGCAAATGGCATTCCGGGAGATTGGCGCCATTTGAAAGTGCATGGTGGTGGAATGGTGCTCGATTGGGGCGTGCATTTGCTTGACCAATTGTTATTCTTAGTCGACAGCAACGTGAAGTCCGTATCTGCTAATTTAAGTTACGCGCTCGGAGATGAAGTCGATGATGGCTTTGTAACATTCATTACCTTTGAAAATGGTATTACAGCGCAAATCGAAGTAGGAACAACCAATTTTATCAAATTACCTCGTTGGTATGTCAAAGGAACAGAAGGAACCGGTATTATCCATGACTGGGATTTGAGCGGCGAAATCGTCCAACCGACTGCCTTTGCTAAAACGTCTGAACCAACGCCAATTAAAGCGGGTCAAGGACTAACAAAAACAATGGCGCCACCAAGCGAGGAAGCAACCAATACATTATCTCTTCCAGCTCCTGCCGAATTACCAACTTCTTTCTATAATAATTTTGTGGATGTATTAAATAACGACAGTGAACCCATCGTTCAAAACGAAGAAGTTTACCAAGTTTTAAAATTGATTGAAGCCATATTTGAAGCGGCTGAGACAAATCGAACCATCCATTCTATCTGA
- a CDS encoding CsbD family protein yields the protein MSEDKGMKDKAKGLKDKVVGDAKDKFGKATDDKGKQVEGKAQKAKGEVEDKAGDAKKKLSE from the coding sequence ATGAGTGAAGATAAAGGTATGAAAGACAAAGCAAAAGGATTGAAAGATAAAGTAGTAGGTGACGCCAAAGACAAATTCGGTAAAGCAACCGATGATAAAGGCAAACAAGTAGAAGGTAAAGCGCAAAAAGCGAAAGGCGAAGTAGAAGATAAAGCCGGCGACGCTAAAAAGAAATTATCCGAATAA